From Campylobacter upsaliensis, the proteins below share one genomic window:
- a CDS encoding FecCD family ABC transporter permease gives MWNLNISFKNLSLALCVAYVLVCLSSLCLGDENLSPARLYHYLFSEEEIMRQIIIDGRLPRIIMAILIGMLLASSGAITQTIFANPIADPYIIGIASAATFGAVLAYLLNLPDYYYGILGFVCSAFFALAIFKISAKASIATLLIIGIATSSFLGAFTSFFTYLIGEDSFKIVAWLMGNIGSASWLRVGILTLPLIFCLFYFYAHKNELNILLSGDEEARNLGVNARKLKIKLLIVSSLAVSFAVAFTGLIAFVGLIVPHIIRLLIKNYNNALVVPLCTALGGLFLLICDTLARSLLAPVQIPIGVLTAFFGAPMFLCLALKARRFL, from the coding sequence ATGTGGAATTTAAATATCTCTTTTAAAAATTTAAGCCTAGCACTTTGCGTAGCTTATGTGCTTGTTTGTCTTAGCTCTCTTTGTTTGGGAGATGAGAATTTAAGCCCTGCTAGGCTTTATCATTATCTTTTTAGCGAAGAAGAAATCATGCGTCAAATCATCATCGATGGGCGTTTGCCTCGCATTATTATGGCGATTTTAATCGGTATGCTTTTAGCAAGTAGCGGGGCGATTACGCAAACTATCTTTGCAAATCCCATAGCAGATCCTTACATCATAGGCATAGCTTCTGCGGCGACCTTTGGGGCGGTTTTGGCGTATTTGCTAAACTTGCCTGATTATTATTATGGAATTTTGGGCTTTGTTTGCTCGGCTTTTTTTGCTTTAGCTATATTTAAAATTTCTGCTAAAGCCTCCATAGCCACCTTGCTTATCATAGGTATAGCCACTTCGTCTTTTTTGGGAGCTTTTACTTCGTTTTTTACCTATCTCATCGGTGAAGATTCTTTTAAAATAGTCGCTTGGCTTATGGGAAATATAGGCTCTGCTTCGTGGCTTAGGGTGGGAATTTTAACCCTGCCTTTAATCTTTTGCTTATTTTATTTTTATGCGCATAAAAATGAGCTAAATATCCTTTTAAGTGGCGATGAAGAGGCTAGAAATTTAGGCGTTAATGCTAGAAAATTAAAAATCAAACTTCTCATCGTCTCTTCTTTAGCTGTATCTTTTGCAGTCGCTTTTACAGGACTTATCGCCTTTGTAGGGCTTATCGTGCCACACATCATAAGACTTTTGATAAAAAATTATAACAACGCCCTTGTTGTCCCACTTTGCACGGCACTTGGAGGACTTTTCTTACTCATTTGCGATACTTTAGCAAGAAGTCTTTTAGCCCCCGTTCAAATTCCCATAGGAGTTTTAACCGCTTTTTTTGGAGCGCCGATGTTTTTATGCTTAGCTTTAAAAGCAAGGAGGTTTTTATAA
- a CDS encoding ABC transporter ATP-binding protein, which yields MLKISHLNFSYHQKALLKNVNLALENNAFIGILGPNGSGKSTLLNLILKNLEFKEGEIALFNTNIKHFSLKEFAKICGFVPQNSKLNAPLKVIDVLLMSKYITLNHSFSSYSKKDILELETLAKELKIENFLQRSVLSLSGGEFQKVLLARALLKKPKILFLDEPTSALDLNHAIELLSLCERLIKRNNIGVIAILHDLNLASLFCDKIIFLKNGEIKHFGTSKELFTKEILKEIYGLNCELIYKNSKPYILALKETQ from the coding sequence ATGCTAAAAATTAGTCATTTAAACTTTTCCTATCATCAAAAAGCCCTGCTTAAAAATGTCAATTTAGCACTTGAAAATAACGCTTTTATAGGCATTTTAGGACCTAATGGCTCTGGCAAAAGCACACTTTTAAACCTTATCCTTAAAAATTTGGAATTTAAAGAGGGAGAAATCGCCCTTTTTAACACAAATATTAAGCATTTTAGTCTTAAAGAATTTGCTAAAATTTGCGGTTTTGTCCCACAAAACTCAAAATTAAACGCCCCGCTCAAAGTTATCGATGTGCTTTTAATGAGTAAATATATCACTCTTAATCACAGCTTTAGCTCTTATTCTAAAAAAGATATTTTAGAGTTAGAAACACTTGCTAAAGAATTGAAGATAGAAAATTTTTTGCAAAGAAGCGTTTTGTCCTTAAGCGGAGGGGAATTTCAAAAAGTGCTTTTAGCTAGAGCCTTGCTTAAAAAGCCCAAAATTCTGTTCTTAGATGAGCCTACCTCCGCACTTGATCTTAATCACGCCATAGAGCTTTTAAGCCTATGCGAAAGGCTTATAAAACGCAATAATATCGGCGTTATAGCTATTTTACACGATTTAAATTTAGCTTCTTTATTTTGCGATAAAATCATTTTTTTAAAAAATGGAGAAATCAAGCATTTTGGAACAAGTAAAGAGCTTTTTACTAAGGAGATTTTAAAAGAAATTTATGGTTTAAATTGCGAATTAATCTATAAAAATTCCAAACCTTACATCTTAGCTTTAAAGGAGACACAATGA
- a CDS encoding ABC transporter substrate-binding protein, protein MKKFLLILVLLFAISNAKERLVVLDPASVETLFMLGAGEQIVGIANLQHSNIYPSDKSSKLTSVGTFSNPSLEKIISLKPSLVILSSYSLNLEEGLKNFGVKSLYLKADRFDDIKKNIQILAQITHKNEEGKRLIKEFEKGLESLKNEPLNQSAIYLYSNNPLMAFNDNSLMAEILTLIGIKNLSPKSQIERPIISAEFILKQNPDLLILGINANQAFLTQNALLSQTKALKTGQIYTNEKTHILLRLSPKIIERIAEFKQALKSFKDS, encoded by the coding sequence ATGAAAAAATTTTTACTTATTTTGGTTTTGCTTTTTGCAATATCAAACGCAAAAGAACGCCTAGTCGTGCTTGATCCTGCTAGCGTTGAAACGCTTTTTATGCTTGGTGCTGGAGAGCAAATCGTAGGCATTGCGAACTTACAGCACTCAAACATTTATCCAAGTGATAAAAGCTCAAAACTCACAAGCGTAGGCACTTTTTCAAACCCGTCCTTAGAAAAAATCATTTCTTTAAAACCTAGCTTAGTCATTTTAAGTTCTTATTCTTTAAATTTGGAAGAGGGACTTAAAAATTTTGGCGTTAAAAGCCTTTATTTAAAAGCCGATCGCTTTGATGATATTAAGAAAAATATCCAAATTCTTGCTCAAATCACCCATAAAAATGAAGAGGGCAAAAGGCTTATAAAAGAATTTGAAAAAGGACTTGAAAGCTTAAAAAATGAGCCTTTAAATCAAAGTGCTATTTATCTTTACTCAAATAATCCTCTTATGGCTTTTAACGACAATTCTTTAATGGCAGAAATTTTAACCCTCATAGGCATTAAAAATCTAAGCCCAAAAAGTCAAATAGAACGCCCCATTATCTCGGCTGAGTTTATCCTTAAGCAAAATCCCGACTTGCTTATACTTGGCATTAATGCAAATCAAGCTTTTTTAACGCAAAATGCACTTTTAAGCCAAACAAAAGCCCTTAAAACAGGACAAATTTACACAAATGAAAAAACGCATATTTTATTACGCTTAAGCCCTAAAATCATCGAAAGAATAGCAGAATTTAAACAAGCCTTAAAAAGCTTTAAAGACTCTTAA
- a CDS encoding energy transducer TonB, producing MKNALLNTKVQASYITFLAFLPLLFTLIYTHSLFKTQINKEESLELAMKYFIQNESYLAPEKQALTPKQSSKIAPKKSQSKTSAKTSAKPLNERIENSNLKSNESTKSSILSSKQSEEVALNKIQEAIQKAQIYPLIAQKKRMSGVVKVEFMWMNDKTLADLKIIQSSGYTLLDKSALESIRKASLNFPSYERNLKITLPISYEIKSL from the coding sequence ATGAAAAACGCACTATTAAACACCAAAGTTCAAGCTTCTTATATCACTTTTTTGGCTTTTTTACCCTTGCTTTTTACCTTAATTTATACACATAGTCTTTTTAAAACTCAAATAAATAAGGAAGAAAGTTTGGAATTGGCGATGAAATATTTTATTCAAAACGAGTCTTATTTAGCACCAGAAAAACAAGCTTTAACCCCCAAACAAAGCTCCAAAATAGCTCCTAAAAAATCACAAAGCAAAACTTCAGCTAAAACTTCGGCAAAGCCACTTAATGAAAGAATTGAAAACTCAAATTTAAAATCTAATGAAAGCACCAAAAGTTCAATTTTAAGTTCTAAGCAAAGCGAAGAAGTCGCTCTTAATAAAATACAAGAAGCCATACAAAAAGCTCAAATTTATCCACTAATCGCACAAAAAAAGCGTATGAGTGGTGTGGTAAAAGTGGAGTTTATGTGGATGAATGATAAAACTTTAGCAGATTTAAAAATTATCCAAAGCTCAGGCTATACTCTACTTGATAAAAGTGCCTTAGAAAGCATACGCAAGGCGTCTTTAAATTTCCCAAGTTATGAGAGAAATTTAAAAATTACCCTGCCTATATCTTATGAAATTAAGAGTCTTTAA
- the exbD gene encoding TonB system transport protein ExbD — protein sequence MLKLPKNEGLNIVPFIDIMLVLLAIVLSLSSFIAHSKIELKLPVSENSTSFNESQNKFFIVINERDEFFLNDEKVNLNQLKNAILALDKDTMVALKSDKFAKFESFVKVIDLLKAKEHEKIQIITEKNR from the coding sequence ATGCTTAAACTCCCAAAAAATGAAGGTTTAAACATAGTCCCATTTATAGATATTATGCTTGTTTTACTTGCCATAGTATTAAGTCTTTCAAGCTTCATCGCACATAGCAAAATAGAGCTTAAACTCCCAGTAAGTGAGAATTCGACAAGTTTTAATGAAAGTCAAAATAAATTTTTCATAGTCATTAATGAGAGAGATGAATTTTTTTTAAATGATGAAAAGGTGAATTTAAATCAGCTTAAAAATGCCATTTTAGCACTTGATAAAGACACTATGGTCGCACTAAAAAGCGACAAATTTGCCAAATTTGAAAGCTTTGTTAAAGTCATCGATCTTTTAAAAGCTAAAGAACACGAAAAAATTCAAATCATTACGGAGAAAAATAGATGA
- the exbB gene encoding TonB-system energizer ExbB: protein MEFLKNYVDFIIFSILGIMAFVAFWCVVERILFFRKLDFKAYKNQEQFDNAISENLTTLYIIYSNAPYIGLLGTVIGIMMTFYEMGVVGDIDVKSIVIGLSLALKATALGLLVAIPSLMAYNALLRKITLLSSAYKGSKNA from the coding sequence GTGGAATTTTTGAAAAATTATGTCGATTTTATCATCTTTTCAATACTTGGAATTATGGCTTTTGTGGCGTTTTGGTGTGTGGTTGAAAGAATTTTATTTTTTAGAAAGCTTGATTTTAAGGCTTATAAAAATCAAGAGCAATTTGACAATGCAATCAGTGAGAATTTAACCACCCTTTATATTATTTATTCTAACGCCCCATATATAGGGCTTTTGGGCACGGTTATTGGCATTATGATGACCTTTTACGAAATGGGCGTGGTAGGGGATATCGATGTAAAATCCATAGTTATAGGCTTATCTTTAGCGTTAAAAGCCACAGCTTTAGGACTTTTGGTGGCAATTCCCTCTTTAATGGCTTATAATGCTTTGCTGCGCAAAATTACTCTTTTAAGCAGTGCTTATAAGGGAAGTAAAAATGCTTAA
- a CDS encoding MFS transporter, producing the protein MKHLILLKTNQNIRILAIAQFIVYFGALFSQIGVFTLLVQLNAPTWVTATSAMLAFLPGVLFAPLNGVIVEKNKPKNLLIGTISIELISVFLLIFVTSLNDLWLLFILIFSRLCVAMIYGQAEMSLMAKLLNQEDLKLANEIYSINWSVSYTLGMASAGFFIHFFGVKAAFLFDTFLLLIGILILLKLSLPNFVQKVEGHFFAMIKEGFYYVLKNKIVLHLIILHAFIGFTAYEILVTLLAQHEYKEILSAGLVMGFLNTVRALSLIIGPFILSRFLKDSVISFLYVGQGLGILLWAFTQFNFYISFIGLIGAGFFTTSLWSYTYTSIQKHCDEKFYGRVLAYTDMVFLAFSAFISQFMGFLFEAKMSLMNITALLGIIFILAGLYWHLFYKKYLC; encoded by the coding sequence ATGAAACATTTAATCTTATTAAAAACCAATCAAAATATCCGTATCTTAGCCATAGCTCAGTTTATCGTCTATTTTGGTGCTTTATTTTCACAAATAGGCGTTTTTACCCTCTTAGTTCAGCTCAATGCCCCTACTTGGGTAACCGCCACTAGTGCGATGTTAGCTTTTTTACCCGGTGTGCTTTTTGCGCCTTTAAATGGCGTTATCGTGGAGAAAAATAAGCCTAAAAATTTACTCATCGGCACGATTAGCATAGAATTAATTTCCGTTTTTTTACTCATTTTTGTAACAAGCTTAAATGATCTTTGGCTTTTGTTTATCCTCATCTTTTCGCGTCTTTGTGTGGCTATGATTTATGGACAAGCTGAAATGAGTCTTATGGCAAAGCTCTTAAATCAAGAGGATTTAAAACTCGCTAATGAAATTTACAGCATTAACTGGTCAGTTTCTTATACGCTTGGTATGGCAAGTGCTGGCTTTTTTATCCATTTTTTCGGGGTTAAAGCTGCCTTTTTATTTGACACTTTTTTATTGCTTATAGGCATACTCATTTTACTCAAACTTTCTCTACCAAATTTCGTCCAAAAAGTCGAAGGGCATTTTTTTGCTATGATAAAGGAAGGTTTTTACTATGTTTTGAAAAATAAAATTGTCCTACACCTCATCATACTGCACGCTTTTATAGGATTTACAGCTTATGAGATCTTAGTTACACTTTTAGCACAGCACGAATATAAAGAAATCCTATCCGCTGGGCTTGTTATGGGCTTTTTAAACACCGTTCGTGCCCTTTCTTTAATCATAGGACCTTTTATTTTAAGTCGCTTTTTAAAAGATAGTGTCATAAGCTTTCTATATGTAGGACAAGGACTTGGAATTTTACTTTGGGCTTTCACGCAATTTAATTTTTATATTAGTTTCATAGGGCTTATTGGGGCTGGGTTTTTCACAACCTCGCTTTGGTCTTATACTTACACAAGCATACAAAAACACTGCGATGAGAAATTTTACGGACGCGTTTTAGCTTATACAGATATGGTTTTTTTAGCGTTTTCTGCCTTCATCTCGCAATTTATGGGCTTTTTATTTGAAGCTAAAATGAGTCTAATGAATATCACAGCCCTACTTGGTATAATTTTCATCTTGGCAGGACTTTACTGGCATCTTTTTTACAAAAAATATCTTTGCTAA
- a CDS encoding FlhB-like flagellar biosynthesis protein, giving the protein MSKIKRSIKKAVALGYQREKKESAPKVLASGKGESAAKIISLAKEHGVPIKEDEDLIEILSKLDLGDEIPPNMYKAVAEVFAFIYQMANKTLPQKN; this is encoded by the coding sequence ATGAGTAAGATTAAAAGATCTATTAAAAAAGCCGTAGCGCTTGGCTATCAAAGGGAAAAAAAAGAATCCGCCCCTAAGGTCTTAGCAAGTGGTAAGGGTGAAAGTGCGGCGAAGATTATATCTTTAGCTAAAGAACACGGTGTGCCGATTAAAGAAGATGAGGATTTGATAGAAATTTTAAGCAAACTTGATTTGGGTGATGAAATTCCGCCTAATATGTATAAAGCTGTGGCGGAGGTTTTTGCCTTTATTTATCAAATGGCAAATAAAACCCTGCCGCAAAAAAATTAG
- a CDS encoding flagellar hook-length control protein FliK has product MINTKLNSQVATQRTDLKNDLKLDKEKLSPNELLTQNLRQKLGLSKQMPPPNEALQKFAQNELNQKLQEIVNKLLNQISTHKNPNSPILKQANLLNFAPNFVNELKLLSKELSKNENFVPLLNKIEILLKPASEIKAKDLAPLLKNSGVFFEAKLKNALNEELLPKSFYKLINAIKSLSSEKIATQIATLADKSLSAKDSFKELASIIIQNKNENKNIVSHSTFKPLLELSQKLDNFKKYINKNPQLAESKIGSLAQNFAKELAKIKDDFIKILSKPENLLVKDPVLLKQAMQSFEKLQNHLDKIIQKAESGVKIENEDLLKELLENQDESLKTKGELKTQDESLKTKGELKTQDEPEEQIKDRKEEFKNENESENEKIENEEEIEREFEKEEVQKENFSKDEKLENAEKNAEKNVGENLEKDTEKNAENLDKEVVKKQADIKEEPKEQKHQAKEIVKEQVREYPKEALKGAVKQEDRVQIPQNKAQESIFKQQEFTKEVFKNLAFKAPQGQNLEGLENLSKDITTLNRKINENLKQLDPLAQNAKLNLNELKGLENKLIGAVKDLQNIRLKNVQDVSYEIQNDIKSTLLQVASQAKAENNDAIYNQANRLLAQIEMNQLISLANDSINTYLPFSWEDLNESKIIFRRGKKDKFFAQIKLEFAKLGDLEILVSLNNEKYIDINIMAENKEFRKTIYENAHELKRNINKAGLLSSNFFVGDIIRSHFDPRDLRNYDLQMGMDKKV; this is encoded by the coding sequence ATGATTAATACTAAGCTAAACTCACAAGTTGCTACGCAAAGAACGGATTTAAAAAACGATTTAAAATTAGATAAAGAAAAATTAAGTCCAAACGAGCTTTTAACGCAAAATTTAAGGCAGAAATTAGGACTTAGTAAGCAAATGCCTCCTCCCAATGAGGCTTTGCAAAAATTCGCACAAAATGAGCTTAATCAAAAATTACAAGAAATTGTCAATAAATTATTAAATCAAATTAGCACTCATAAAAATCCAAATTCGCCCATTTTAAAACAGGCAAATTTGCTTAATTTCGCACCTAATTTTGTCAATGAACTTAAGCTTTTAAGTAAAGAGCTTAGTAAAAATGAGAATTTTGTACCCTTGCTTAATAAGATAGAAATACTTTTAAAGCCAGCAAGCGAAATAAAGGCTAAAGACCTTGCCCCTCTTCTTAAAAATTCGGGTGTTTTTTTTGAAGCTAAACTTAAAAATGCTTTAAATGAAGAGCTTTTGCCAAAAAGTTTTTATAAGCTCATCAATGCTATAAAGTCTTTAAGCAGCGAGAAAATAGCCACACAAATAGCCACTTTAGCGGATAAGAGCTTGAGTGCTAAAGACTCTTTTAAGGAGTTAGCTAGCATTATAATTCAAAATAAAAATGAAAATAAAAACATTGTGAGTCATAGCACTTTTAAGCCCTTGCTTGAGCTTTCTCAAAAATTAGACAATTTTAAAAAATATATTAATAAAAATCCCCAACTTGCAGAAAGTAAAATAGGCTCTTTAGCACAAAATTTTGCAAAGGAATTAGCCAAGATTAAAGATGATTTTATAAAAATTTTATCTAAGCCTGAAAATTTACTCGTTAAAGACCCTGTCCTTTTAAAGCAGGCTATGCAAAGCTTTGAAAAATTACAAAATCATTTGGATAAAATCATTCAAAAAGCAGAAAGTGGCGTTAAGATAGAAAATGAAGATTTATTAAAAGAATTATTAGAAAATCAAGATGAATCTTTGAAAACAAAAGGGGAATTAAAAACGCAAGATGAGTCTTTGAAAACAAAAGGGGAATTAAAAACGCAAGATGAGCCAGAAGAACAAATAAAAGATCGCAAAGAGGAATTTAAAAACGAAAACGAAAGCGAAAACGAAAAAATCGAAAATGAAGAGGAAATTGAGAGAGAATTTGAAAAAGAAGAGGTGCAAAAAGAAAATTTTAGCAAAGATGAAAAGCTAGAAAATGCAGAGAAAAATGCAGAGAAAAATGTGGGGGAAAATTTAGAAAAAGACACGGAAAAAAACGCAGAAAATTTAGATAAAGAAGTCGTTAAAAAACAAGCTGACATTAAAGAAGAGCCTAAGGAGCAAAAACATCAGGCAAAAGAGATAGTAAAAGAGCAGGTAAGAGAGTATCCAAAAGAGGCTTTAAAAGGTGCGGTTAAACAAGAGGATAGAGTTCAAATTCCGCAAAATAAAGCTCAAGAAAGCATTTTCAAACAGCAAGAATTTACTAAAGAGGTGTTTAAAAATCTAGCCTTTAAAGCCCCGCAAGGACAGAATTTAGAGGGGCTTGAAAACTTGAGTAAGGATATTACAACTCTTAATAGAAAAATTAATGAAAATTTAAAGCAGCTTGACCCCTTAGCACAAAATGCAAAGCTTAATCTAAACGAGCTTAAAGGCTTGGAAAATAAATTAATAGGTGCGGTTAAAGACTTGCAAAATATCAGGCTTAAAAATGTGCAAGATGTGAGTTATGAAATTCAAAATGACATTAAATCAACCCTACTTCAAGTGGCAAGTCAAGCTAAAGCTGAAAATAATGACGCCATTTATAATCAAGCAAACCGCCTTTTAGCACAAATTGAGATGAATCAGCTAATATCTTTAGCAAATGACTCTATTAATACCTATTTGCCTTTTTCGTGGGAGGATTTAAATGAATCTAAGATCATTTTTAGACGCGGAAAAAAGGATAAATTTTTCGCACAAATCAAGCTTGAATTCGCAAAGTTGGGCGATTTAGAAATTCTTGTTTCTTTAAATAATGAAAAGTATATTGACATTAATATAATGGCGGAAAATAAAGAATTTAGAAAAACGATTTATGAAAATGCTCACGAGCTTAAACGAAATATCAATAAAGCTGGGCTTTTAAGCTCAAATTTCTTTGTGGGGGACATTATCCGTTCTCATTTTGATCCTAGAGATTTGAGAAATTATGACTTGCAAATGGGTATGGATAAAAAGGTATGA
- a CDS encoding MFS transporter, with amino-acid sequence MSSAKRIIKSMTALFFGMGFLFAGNALIISSIGVILKHNGVSSFAVGVVSACFFIGAMCGTIFSQKIISRIGHIRSFGLFGAIFGISAMLHSLSENLIFWAFLRFLIGICYYSLLMIIESWLNEKAKNAVRSRILAFYELVFYLSFGVGILIIAFDLSPHNVFIVSAALILFSSLPLNLIKIKEPLLPKASEVSIPKVFDIAPLAIMTSFVAGLLINGFFSMASLFILLQNYDAKVVSYFMFCAIMGGFIAQMFIGTISDKMGRKIAIIFCASIGFATMLCYAFFTPHLYLQYVLAIFLGMGIFCLYALALARANDMLQDKGRAVELGRGVLFCYSLGSLLAPLILGVLMEHYGFRGFVWFYVILLGALILFAINKPNILNKKFKKNLGNAVIFND; translated from the coding sequence ATGAGTAGTGCAAAAAGAATTATTAAATCAATGACAGCCCTTTTTTTCGGTATGGGTTTTTTATTTGCCGGAAATGCTTTAATTATAAGCTCCATAGGCGTTATTTTAAAGCATAATGGTGTAAGCTCCTTTGCTGTGGGCGTTGTGAGTGCTTGCTTTTTTATAGGGGCGATGTGTGGGACGATTTTTTCGCAAAAAATCATTTCACGCATAGGACACATACGCTCTTTTGGGCTTTTTGGGGCTATTTTTGGCATCTCTGCGATGCTGCATAGCTTGAGTGAAAATTTGATATTTTGGGCTTTTTTACGCTTTTTGATAGGAATTTGTTATTATAGTTTGCTAATGATTATAGAATCTTGGCTAAATGAAAAGGCTAAAAATGCCGTTAGGTCGCGTATTTTAGCCTTTTATGAGCTTGTTTTTTATCTTTCTTTTGGAGTGGGGATTTTAATCATCGCTTTTGATTTAAGTCCTCACAATGTTTTCATTGTTTCGGCGGCTTTGATTTTATTTTCTTCTTTGCCACTCAATTTAATTAAAATTAAAGAGCCGCTTTTGCCAAAGGCGAGTGAGGTTTCTATCCCTAAGGTTTTTGACATTGCTCCTTTGGCGATTATGACAAGTTTTGTTGCGGGACTTTTGATTAATGGTTTTTTTTCTATGGCGTCTTTGTTTATACTCTTACAAAATTATGATGCTAAGGTCGTTTCTTATTTTATGTTTTGTGCGATTATGGGAGGATTTATCGCACAAATGTTTATCGGCACGATAAGCGATAAAATGGGGCGTAAAATAGCCATTATTTTTTGTGCTAGTATAGGTTTTGCGACTATGCTTTGCTATGCTTTTTTCACACCACATCTTTATTTGCAATATGTCCTTGCCATTTTTTTAGGTATGGGAATTTTTTGTCTTTATGCTTTGGCTTTAGCAAGGGCTAATGATATGCTACAAGATAAGGGTAGGGCGGTGGAGCTTGGTAGAGGGGTGCTTTTTTGTTATTCTCTAGGCTCTTTGCTTGCTCCTCTTATTTTGGGGGTTTTGATGGAGCATTATGGTTTTAGGGGCTTTGTGTGGTTTTATGTTATCTTGCTTGGGGCATTAATCCTTTTTGCCATTAATAAGCCTAATATTTTAAATAAGAAATTTAAGAAAAATCTTGGCAACGCGGTGATTTTTAATGATTAA
- a CDS encoding AtpZ/AtpI family protein — translation MRKVFIRKGLEAADGLSLGISMVVAVFLGVGLGFLLKNITPWLFWVGVFIGVAAAILNVYKAYKAQMKSYEEFEKRDALIQESLKKE, via the coding sequence ATGAGAAAAGTTTTTATTCGCAAAGGTTTAGAGGCAGCCGATGGATTGAGTCTTGGCATTTCTATGGTTGTAGCTGTTTTTCTGGGCGTTGGGCTTGGTTTTTTGCTTAAAAATATCACGCCTTGGCTGTTTTGGGTGGGTGTTTTTATAGGCGTTGCGGCGGCGATTTTAAATGTCTATAAGGCTTATAAGGCACAAATGAAAAGTTATGAGGAATTTGAAAAACGCGATGCTTTGATACAAGAAAGCCTTAAAAAAGAGTGA
- the hemL gene encoding glutamate-1-semialdehyde 2,1-aminomutase translates to MTNKAAFKEAFKVIAGGVNSPVRAFASVGGEPCFIAEGEGAYIKDIEGKRYIDFVQSWGPLLFGHCDKDIVKACKKALKKGTSFGAPTLSESVLAKLVLENFPHLDKIRFVNSGTEATMSAIRLARGFTKREKILKFEGCYHGHSDSLLVSAGSGAATFNAPSSLGVLNEVAKQTLVARYNDIESVRELFKKHKEEISCVIIEPIAGNMGLVLGEQEFLEELARLCRQNGTLLIFDEVMSGFRASFLGSFGVNKIKADIVTFGKVMGGGLPAAAFAARAEIMDILSPLGGVYQAGTLSGNPLAMAAGIASISKAKKDKELYKKLARLAKILTQGLSELAKEKGVPFNATFVGSMFGYFFTEDPVRNYQDALKSNLKLFAKFHQNMLKQGIYLAPSQFETGFICDKMNEKMMVKTLEAARKSFKAL, encoded by the coding sequence ATGACAAATAAAGCGGCATTTAAAGAGGCTTTTAAAGTGATAGCTGGTGGGGTGAATTCACCTGTGAGGGCTTTTGCTAGTGTGGGGGGTGAGCCTTGTTTTATCGCGGAGGGTGAGGGTGCTTATATCAAAGACATTGAGGGTAAGCGTTATATAGACTTCGTGCAAAGCTGGGGACCTCTGCTTTTTGGGCATTGTGATAAGGACATCGTTAAGGCTTGCAAAAAGGCTTTAAAAAAAGGCACAAGCTTTGGAGCACCGACTTTGAGTGAGAGTGTTTTGGCTAAACTTGTGCTTGAAAATTTTCCGCATTTGGACAAAATTCGCTTTGTAAATAGCGGCACAGAAGCGACTATGAGTGCGATTCGCCTAGCAAGAGGCTTTACAAAAAGGGAGAAAATCCTTAAATTTGAGGGGTGTTATCACGGACATAGCGATTCTTTACTCGTGAGTGCTGGAAGTGGGGCGGCGACTTTTAATGCTCCTAGTTCTTTGGGCGTTTTAAATGAAGTCGCCAAGCAAACTTTAGTCGCAAGATATAATGATATAGAAAGCGTTAGGGAGCTTTTCAAAAAGCATAAAGAGGAAATTTCTTGTGTGATTATCGAGCCTATTGCTGGTAATATGGGACTTGTTTTAGGGGAGCAGGAATTTTTAGAAGAACTTGCTAGGCTTTGTAGGCAAAATGGCACTTTGTTGATTTTTGATGAGGTAATGAGTGGCTTTAGAGCTTCGTTTTTAGGCTCTTTTGGGGTCAATAAAATTAAAGCGGACATTGTAACCTTTGGTAAGGTTATGGGTGGGGGCTTACCTGCGGCGGCTTTTGCTGCAAGGGCTGAAATAATGGACATTTTAAGCCCTTTAGGAGGCGTGTATCAAGCAGGAACTTTAAGTGGTAATCCTCTAGCTATGGCAGCAGGAATAGCAAGCATTTCAAAAGCGAAAAAGGACAAAGAGCTTTATAAAAAACTCGCAAGACTTGCTAAAATTTTAACGCAAGGCTTAAGTGAGCTAGCTAAAGAAAAAGGAGTGCCTTTTAATGCGACTTTTGTGGGATCGATGTTTGGCTATTTTTTTACAGAAGATCCTGTTCGAAATTATCAAGACGCTTTAAAATCAAATTTGAAACTTTTTGCAAAATTTCATCAAAATATGCTAAAACAAGGAATTTATTTAGCTCCCTCTCAATTTGAAACAGGTTTTATTTGCGATAAAATGAATGAGAAGATGATGGTAAAAACTCTAGAAGCCGCTAGAAAGAGTTTTAAAGCCTTATGA